The genomic segment TCGCGGAGGAATTCGGAGTGACTTCGCGTCATTTAAGGCGGGTGATCAAAAGCGAATTCGGGGTTTCTCCGATCGAGTTGGCTCAAACCCAGAAATTGCTTTTGGCAAAGCGTCTATTGACGGACACAGACCTTCGTGTGACGGACATCGCGTTTGCGAGCGGTTTTTCCAGTCTGAGGAGATTCAATGCCCTCTTTAAAGGAAGGTATCGGATGGTTCCGAGCCAATTCCGAAGGACTCGGGTCGCGGCTCGCGACACGGATTATGTAAATTGTGATCTGAGTTTTCGACCTCCTTTCGATTGGAGAACTTTATTAGATTTTTTGAATCAAAGGCTTCTGCTCGGAGTGGAATCCGTCCAGGAAGAAACCTATAGTCGGACCGTATCTATCGTGGGCTTTCAAGGAACGGTTTCCGTTTCTCCGATTTCCGGAAAGGATATGCTACAGGCTAAGATCGGCATTTCCTTACTTCCCGTCTTGGTGCCCGTACTTTCCCGTTTGCGGAAATTATTCGATTTGAATGCCGAACCCACTTTGATTTCGAAACGTCTTGGTAAATTGTCCGTAAAAAATCCCGGACTCCGAGTTCCCGGCGCCTTCGATACGTTCGAAGTCGGAATCCGCGCAATCTTGGGCCAACAAATCAGCGTAAAGGCCGCAACCACGCTCGCGGGAAGATTTGCAGAAAAATTCGGGATTAGAGTGGAAACGGAGATCTCAGGTCTGACCCATCTGATGCCGGATGCGGAACGGATCGCCAAAACCGACGCGAAGAAAATCGCTTCTCTGGGAATGCCTATAGGTCGAGCCGAGACGATTCTGAATTTTTCAAAGGCGGTAGCGGAAGGGAAGTTGGATCTCCGACCCGACGGGAACTTCGAGGCACAGCTCGCCGAACTTATGAAGATCAAAGGCATCGGAAAGTGGACCGCGGAATACATCGCGATGCGGGGATTGAATTGGCCCGACGCGTTTCCGCATACCGATTTAGGAATACGTAAAGCGTTGGGAGAGGACAATCCTCGTAAAGTGTTGGAAAAGGCGGAGTCTTGGAGGCCGTGGCGTTCGTACGCGACCATGCATCTATGGAAATCATTGGAGGAATGAAAATGTATTATTACGGAAAAACCCAGAGCCCGATCGGAGAGATTCTGATTCTTTCCGACGGAAAAGACATCATAAAAGTGAATATGAGTAAGCAAAAATATGCGGCTGAACTCGATTCGAAATGGGTGGAGGATCCGAGTTTAAAACCGATCTCTCTCGCGATCCGACAATTCGAGGAATACTTTGCCGGCTCCAGGAAAGAGTTTGATCTTCCGATTTCTTTTTCCGTCGGCTCTCCGTTTCAAAGGCAGGTCTGGCAGGAACTCACTCGGATTCCGTTCGGGACTCTCATTTCCTACGGCGAATTAGCTCGTAGGATCGGAAATCCGAGCGCTTCCAGGGCAGTAGGTCTTGCGAACGGAAAAAATCCGATCGCGATCATCGTACCTTGTCATCGAGTGATCGGTTCCAATGGGAGTCTAACGGGATATGGCGGAGGGTTGGATAGAAAGAAATTTCTCTTGGAGTTGGAATTGAGACAAGGAAAAGCTTCCGAGCTGTCCGATCCGGATTTGCTTCGGGGAATTCGGAAATGGATTCATTTGGAACAGGAGGCCGATCTGTTCGAAGCCGGGACTAGGTAGTGTTTTAGCGAGGGGAT from the Leptospira fletcheri genome contains:
- the alkA gene encoding DNA-3-methyladenine glycosylase 2, whose translation is MLDANICYQAILTHDSRFDGVFFIAVKTTKIYCRPICRVRAAHFKNCSFYPSAAAAEVAGYRPCLKCRPELAPGYSSMEATSRLANQAMQMIEEGALSEGSVEDLAEEFGVTSRHLRRVIKSEFGVSPIELAQTQKLLLAKRLLTDTDLRVTDIAFASGFSSLRRFNALFKGRYRMVPSQFRRTRVAARDTDYVNCDLSFRPPFDWRTLLDFLNQRLLLGVESVQEETYSRTVSIVGFQGTVSVSPISGKDMLQAKIGISLLPVLVPVLSRLRKLFDLNAEPTLISKRLGKLSVKNPGLRVPGAFDTFEVGIRAILGQQISVKAATTLAGRFAEKFGIRVETEISGLTHLMPDAERIAKTDAKKIASLGMPIGRAETILNFSKAVAEGKLDLRPDGNFEAQLAELMKIKGIGKWTAEYIAMRGLNWPDAFPHTDLGIRKALGEDNPRKVLEKAESWRPWRSYATMHLWKSLEE
- a CDS encoding methylated-DNA--[protein]-cysteine S-methyltransferase, whose protein sequence is MAFVRDHASMEIIGGMKMYYYGKTQSPIGEILILSDGKDIIKVNMSKQKYAAELDSKWVEDPSLKPISLAIRQFEEYFAGSRKEFDLPISFSVGSPFQRQVWQELTRIPFGTLISYGELARRIGNPSASRAVGLANGKNPIAIIVPCHRVIGSNGSLTGYGGGLDRKKFLLELELRQGKASELSDPDLLRGIRKWIHLEQEADLFEAGTR